The following is a genomic window from Aeromonas sp. FDAARGOS 1405.
CGGGGCTGACGTACTCGCGCACCTTTTCCAGATCGTTCTTGTTCCACGCCTCTTGCAGGGTGCGATAGTGATCGCGGGCACCGGCCAGGAAGCTGTTCATGTCAAAGCCTGGCGGCAGGCGGAACGGCACATCGCTGTCGGCAAAGCCGGTGGCTTGCGGTGCGCTGTTGCTCTGCTCAAACTGCTGCGGGGCCGTGGATTGCGGTGGCTGATAGCCCGCATAGGCTGCCTGTTGTGGCTGTGGCGTCGCGACCTTGCCCTTGCGCAGGGTACGGATCAGGAAGACGGCACCCAGCGCCAGCAGGGCGATCAGCAGGAAGTCCATTCCTTGCAGACCTTCAAAGGCACCGCTGCCCAGCAGGTAGGCAAACAGGCCGCCAGCCAGCAGGCCGCCCAGCAGGCCACCCATCATGCCGCTCTTTTTCGGCGGCGTCTGGGCATTCAGTGTCGGATTCTTGTTGTCGACCGGTTTGGCCGCAGGCTGGGCCGGCGCAGTTTTGTAACTTTTACCAAAGGATTTGCCGCCGCCAAATTTCTTGGCTTCGGCGTGAGGTGCCCCCAGGCCAATGGCCAGGATCACGGCAAACAGGGTCAGCATCTTTTTCATTTTGACTCTTTTCACTCTCGTCTGTGGGTGGGGCATGCTCCGCTTTGGCAAGCTCAGCAAGGCGCATGGCAGGCTGCCTGTCCCTAATTGTGTCGCAGCTTGTATTCATCAATATCACCTCTGGCATGAATTATTCATGAACGAGGTAGCCGCGATGCGGCGTCAAACAAGAGGAGTAAACCGGATGAAAAGCAGAAGATTGAGTCGCAAGGAGCGCAAAATGCGAAGCAAAATCAAAATGGTCAAGGTAGAGCAGACTCTGGTTTGGCCCTTTATGATGGTATGAGCCGCCAGATAGGGCTCGCCGTAGTTGGCTTTCTTTTGTAAAATTCCCGTCCCCTTCCCGCTGCGGTTTTTATGTGTATGGCAGAGCAAGTGACGGCGAAAAAAGACGCCAAGACACAACAGCTGAAAGTTCCTCCCCACTCTTTTGAGGCCGAACAGTCCGTACTGGGCGGCCTGATGCTGGATAATGATGCCTGGGATCGGGTTGCCGAACGGGTGATCGATCAGGATTTCTACAGCCGTCCGCACCGGTTGATCTTCCAGGCCATGACCCGCCTCTCCAACGCGGGCAACCCCATTGACCTCATCACCCTGCAGGAGGAGCTGGAACGCTCCGAACAGTTGGAAGAGGCGGGTGGCTTCGCCTATCTGGTGGAGATCGCCAAGAACACCCCGAGTGCCGCCAACATCAACGCCTACGCCGAAATCGTGCGCGAGCGGGCGGTGGTGCGGGAGATGATCTCGGTCGCCAACGAGATAGTCGAAGCGGGCTATGAGCCACAGGGCCGCACCTCCGGCGATCTGCTCGACCTGGCCGAGAGCAAGGTATTCAAAATTGCCGAGCAGCGCACCAGCGCCAACGAGGGGCCTCAGCCCCTGAAGCTGATCCTCGAGCAGACTGTCGACAAGATTGAAGAGCTGTTCAAGACCCCCCACAACGGGGTGACCGGGGTATCGAGCGGTTACAACGATCTCGACAAGATGACCGCCGGTTTGCAGCGTTCGGACTTGATCATCGTGGCGGCCCGTCCCTCCATGGGCAAGACCACCTTTGCCATGAATCTGTGCGAGCATGCGGCCCTCACGGCCGACAAGCCGGTGCTTATCTTCTCGCTGGAGATGCCCTCCGAGCAGATCATCATGCGTATGCTCGCCTCGGTCGGTCGCATCGATCAGACCAAGGTACGTACCGGTCAGCTCGATGACGAGGATTGGGCGCGCCTCTCCTCCACCATGGGATTGCTGCTGGAGAAGGGCAAGATGTATATCGATGACGCCTCCGGCCTCACTCCGACCGATGTGCGCTCCCGTGCCCGTCGGGTGGCACGCGAGCACGGTGGCCTATCCATGATCATGGTGGATTACCTGCAGCTGATGCGGGTGCCGGCGCTCTCCGATAACCGTACCCTGGAGATCGGCGAGATATCCCGCTCCCTCAAGGCGCTGGCGAAAGAGCTGCAGTGCCCGGTGGTGGCGCTCTCCCAGCTGAACCGAAGCCTGGAACAGCGGGCCGACAAGCGCCCGGTCAACTCGGACCTTCGTGAATCGGGCTCCATCGAGCAGGATGCGGATTTGATCATGTTTATCTATCGTGATGAGGTTTATCACGATGACAGCCCGGACAAGGGGATTGCCGAGATTATCATCGGCAAGCAGCGTAACGGCCCTATCGGAAGAGTGCGTCTAACCTTCCAGGGTCAGTTCTCCCGGTTTGACAACTATGCCGGTCCGGCGTTTGATGACGATTATTGATAAGTAACAATCATGGCAATCCAGTGGTCAGGATTGCCACCACCGCTCTGACCCGCTTGCCATTCACTGCAAAGCAGCCCGTCAGAGCCTGTTTTCCCGGTTCGACAATTATGCCGGTCCGGCCTTCGACGACGATAAGTGAGTGGCGGTCTTCGGCCCGATGAGGGGGAGACCATTTGTGCCCTCGTAAGGGAAAACCATGAAAGCGGCTACTGCCCAAATCAATACTGCGGCCTTGCGCCACAACCTCGCCGTGGTCAAGCGCCACGCCCCCGCTTGCAAGATCATCGCTGTGGTCAAGGCCAACGCCTATGGCCACGGACTGCTGCCGGTCGCCCGCACCCTGGTGGATGCGGATGCCTACGCGGTGGCCCGTATCGAAGAGGCGCTGATGCTACGCTCCTGCGCCGTGGTCAAGCCCATCGTGCTGCTGGAGGGCTTCTTCTCCGCCGATGATCTGCCGGTGCTGGCGGCCAACAACCTGCAGACGGCGGTTCACACCTGGGAGCAGCTCGAAGCGCTGGAGCAGGTCGAGCTGCCAGCGCCCGTGGTGGCCTGGCTCAAGCTCGACACCGGCATGCACCGCCTCGGGGTGCGTGCCGACGAGATGCCCGCCTTTATCGAACGACTCGGCAAGTGCAAGAACGTGGTGCAGCCGTTCAACATCATGACTCACTTCAGCCGATCCGATGAGCTGGAGCAGCCCACTACCCGCGAGCAGATTGACCTCTTCAGCCGTCTCACGGCACCGCTGGCGGGCGAGCGTGCCATGGCCAACTCGGCGGGCATTCTGGCCTGGCCGGACTCCCACTGCGACTGGGTGCGCCCCGGCGTCATCCTCTATGGCGTGTCGCCCTTCCCCAACACGGTGGCGGCCGATTACGACCTGCAGCCGGTGATGACCTTGAAGACCCAGCTGATTGCGGTGCGGGATCACAAGGCGGGCGAGCCGGTGGGCTATGGCGCCAACTGGGTGTCAGATCGCGATACTCGCCTTGGCGTGATCGCCATCGGCTACGGTGACGGCTATCCACGCATGGCCCCCAACGGCACTTCCGTGCTGGTCAACGGCCGCATCGTGCCGCTGGTGGGGCGTGTCTCCATGGATATGAGCACGGTCGATCTGGGGCCGGGCGCAACCGACAAGGCCGGTGACGAGGCGGTGCTATGGGGCGAGGGGCTGCCGGTAGAGCGGGTGGCCGACGAGATTGGCACCATCCCCTACGAGCTCATCACCAAACTCACCTCCCGCGTCTTTATGGAGTACGTCTGATGTGGCAGCAGTGCCTGCTGACTCTTAAGCCCCGTTCGCGGGGCTTTCATCTGGTGACGGACGAGCTGGTGGCCAAGCTGCCGATGCTGGCGGATTACCGGATTGGCATGGCGCACCTGCTGCTGCAACACACCTCCGCCTCGCTCACCCTCAACGAGAATTGCGATCCGAGTGTGCGCAGCGATATGGAGGCCCATCTGCATCGGCTGGCGCCGGAAGATGCCCCTTACTATCGCCACACCTATGAGGGGCCGGATGACATGCCCGCCCACATCAAATCCTCCCTGCTCGGGGTGAGCCTGCAACTGCCGATCCGCGATGGTCAGTTGGCGCTCGGCACCTGGCAGGGGATCTGGCTTGGCGAGCATCGCATCGATGGCGGTGCCCGCAAGGTGTTGGTGACCCTGCAGGGTGAGTAATCAGGCTGCAACCAGCCGAAAGATGACGATAAAAAGAGGGATGGCATTGAGCCATCCCTCTTTTGTTTTAACGGTTTCGCGAGCTATCCGCCTGCCAGTGGCGCGGTGCTCTGCGTGGCTCAGCCGACCTTGAAGGGGGTCAGCTCGGCCAGCGGGGCGGCGTCCATAAAGGCTTGCGGCTCCTGACCCTGTTTGAAGATCTTGAAGTCCTGCTCACGGGCGCTCCAGTACTCCAGACGCTCGCTGCCGTTTTCTCCGGTGATTTGCAGCAGGCTCGCTTCGCGCAGAGCCACCACATATTCGCTCGGGTTGATGGCGCAGAATTCGGCCAGACGCTCGTCGCGGGTCTCGCCCATGTGGCCGCTGATGCTGGCGTCCAGATAGTGCGGGTTGATCTGCAGCGGGAACAGGCCCAGCGCGGGCAGCACGGCGGCGCTGCAAACCGGCATATCGTTGGTGGTGCGGATGCTCGGGGTCGCCACGTTGCAACCGGCGCTCCAGCCCACATAGGGGACACCCCGCTCGCGCACGGCACGCTGGATCGGCACGATCAGGCTGTTTTCATGCAGCATCTGGTTGAGGCGCCAGGTGTTGCCGCCGCTGATAAAGATGGCGTCCGCCTGATTGATGGCATCGACCGGGTCATCGAAGTGGTGGATGCTGATGGCATCGACTCCCAGACTCTCCTGCAGCTCGTTGGCGCGGGCATCCCAGTCGCTGCGGATCACCGCGTAGGGGATGAGCAGAATGCGCTTGACCTGTTTGCGAGCCAGCAGGCTCTGAACCCGATCGCGGGCCCAGCCGAGCAGACCCGGAAATTCGTTGGCTTTACCGTTGCTAAGCAGAAGCAGTTCCATCAAATCGTTCCTCAAAAAGTGAAAGCGGAGGAGGGAGGGCCACCGGATCCGCCGTGCGGCCGGATGGCAAGAGGAGGCATGCTACCACCATTGGCGCGGCGGTTCTGTGATCGCGAGGCCCATTCAACTGTTATGGATGGGGGATGCCATGCCAAGCGGTGGATTAATGAGCCGTGGTCAACGCGCCACCCCTCGCCAATAAAAGACCCCGCCGCAGCGGGGTCATGGCAGGGTTAGTCGAGTTTGAGATCGACCCACACCATGCGGTGATCCGAACTGACTCCCTTGGCGATGCCGAGTTTCGCATCATAGACCAGGTGATAACCGGCCTCGAAGCTGGCCGGCCAGAAGACGCCGCTCTTCACCGCGTTGAGGTTGGCGGAGGGGATGACGTGATCCAGCTGCAGCACGCTGGAGTTGGTGATGCGTTCCGGGTTGGGGCGAGTGAGGTTGCGTTTGCAGTCGGTCCCCTTGCTGACACACTCCGGGCCCCCTTCGCTGACCGGGATCAGGGTGCCATTGGTGATGGCCTGATTCATCAGCGGGTTGTTTAGCAAATCCTGAATGGCGGTCAGGTCACCGTCACCGGTGAGCGGATCGGCGTTGAGATCACCCGCGATAACGAACTTGGCATTTTTGGCCAGCCCACCCTTGGTGCCCTTGTCATCGGTCATGTAGTTGAGACCCTTGACGTAGTCGTTCCAGAAGGCGATCTCGGCGCGGTTGTGTTTGACGGTGTGGCGCGCCGCGTTGGCAAAGATTGGCGGGGTCGGGTGGGAGATCAGGAAGTGGATCACCTCTTCACCCTTCTCGGTCTTGATCCGTACCGGCACATCGGCGTGGTTCTTGGAGGAGAGCGGGTACTGCTGCCAGGCTGCGTCTGAATACCAGGCATCGCCACACTGGCGGCTGGCCGGGATCTTGACCTTGGGATTGTTGCAGTCATCGATGATGGGATTCTGCTCGCCCGGCATATCCTTCCACTTGAAGTTCTGGAAGGTGCGGATCTGCTTGGTGTCGATGGGGTATTTGGACATTACCGCAAAGGCGTACTGGCCGTGGTAGTTGCCAAAGCCCCAGGCATCGTCGGGGCCGCTGTTGACCTTGCCATCCAGATTGAGGTCATAACCGCTCATCAGGCCGGTGTTGGTGGCGAAATTCTGCATCACCGGATAGCTGATGGCCGTCACCTCTGCGTGCTGGGCGTGGGCCAGATAGTTGTCGTTGAAGGCTTTCAGATCGGCGGTGCTCTCGCCTTTGCCGTCGTTGTCGAACTCGTTGAGCAGGAACACATCCGGGCGGGTTCGCTGGATGATCTCCGCCACGTTGCGGATCTGCTGCACGTTCTTGGCTTTGGTTTCCGTGGCGCCGCTCAGGCTCCCTTCGGCGAGGCGGGCCAGCAGGGCATCCTGCTCGGTGCGGGTCAGTGCCAGCTCACCGGTCAGCATACCGGCGGCAGTGCGGTCAAAAGAGAGGTTGAAGGTGGCAAAACGAACCATGGGATCAGCTGCCTTTGAGTCGTTGTCGCTGTTGCAGCCAGCCAGCATCCCGAGGGAGATGGCGGCAGCCAGTAGGGTTTTGTTGATATTTTTCATTGTAATTGTTCCGTAGCATCAATGAGTTATGCCTTCTGTGAGGCGGCGCCATTATAAGTAGACGGTGATGCTGCGGGGGTTTTGCCTGAGCAAAGTGTGAGGATATTCACACCACATATCTGGCGATGATGAATGTTAGCAGGGCGACATGGGGTGTGAAAAACCGGTTTATACGCTGCAGTTTTCGGGATGAATAGCGCGCGCTGCCAACCATTGCCGCACTCTGAATTTGTCACACCACCATCGGCAGGCCGCTCTCGGGGTGGTGGATCACCTGTGCCGGATAGTCATAGAGCCGGGCGATCAGCTCAGGGGTGAGCACTTCGGCAGGCGTGCCATCGGCCATCAGCTTGCCCCGCTCCAGCATCACCAGCCGATCGGCATAGCGCGCCGCCAGATTGAGGTCGTGCAGCACCACCAGCACCGCAGTATTGCGGCTGGCCAGGGCGCGCGCCATGGTGAGCAGCTGATGCTGGTATTTCAGATCCAGCGCCGAGGTGGGCTCGTCGAGCAGCAGCAGGCGGGGTTGCTCGGCTTGCTCGGTCGGGGAGGGGGCCTGCCAAATCTGCGCCAGCACCCGGGCAAACTGCACCCGCTGCCGCTCGCCGCCGGAGAGCCCGGGATAGAGCCGCTTGGCCAGATGCTCGACCCCGGCATGAGTCATGGCCGCCGCCACAATATCGTCGCGCCGCGCCGCCGGTTCACTGTGGGGCAAGCGCCCCATGGCAACCACTTCCTCGCAGAGAAAGGGGAAGTTGAGGGAGGAGCTTTGCGGCAATACCCCGAGCCGGTGGGCCAGCTGGTTGCTGTCCCACTGCCGGCGATCCGCGCCAAACAGGGTGATGGTGCCCTCATATTCCAGCTCGCCGGTCAGGCACTTGAGCAGCGAGCTCTTGCCCGCCCCGTTGGGGCCGAGCAGAGCGGTCAGGGTGCCGCTCTCGAGGTCGAGATTGAGCCCATCCAGGATCTGGCGCTGGCCACGACGCAGGCTGAGTCGGGTGCAGCTCAACAGGGGGGAGGAGAGTGAGGATGAGAGTGGTTGCATAACAGTCCGTATTACAGGGCGCGGCGGCCTTTTACCAGCAGCCAGATGAAGAAGGGAGCGCCGAGCAGGGCGGTGATGATGCCCACCGGCAGCTCGGCCGGGGCCAGCAGGGTGCGTGCCAGCATATCGGCTGCCAGCAGCAGGGCGGCGCCAAGCAGGGCCGAGAGCGGCAGCAACCTGACGTGGTTGGGGCCCGCCAGCAGGCGCACCAGATGGGGCACTACCAGCCCGACGAAGCCGATCATCCCGGCTACCGCCACCGCCACCCCGACGCCCGCTGCGGTGAGCAGGATCAGGCGACGTTTGAGGGATTGCACATTGACCCCAAGATGACGGGCCTCTCCTTCACCCAGCAGCAGGGCATTGAGGGGATTGGCATCGCGCATAAAGAGCCACAGCAGGGCCGCCAGGGTGAGCATGGCCAGCGCCACATCGGCCGGTTTGCCTGCCGCCAGCGTTCCCATCTGCCACAGGCTCAGGTTGCGCAGCATCTGATCGTCCGCCAGATAGGTGAGCAGGCCGATCACTGCACCGGAGAGCGCCGTGATGGCGACCCCGGCCAGCAGCATGACAGTGACCGAGGTGCCCCCCTCACGGGTGCCGAGCAGATAGACCAGGGTGGTGGTGAGCGCGCCGCCGAGAAAGGCGAGCAGCGGCAGCAGACCAACCCCGATGGTGGTTTGCAGCTGCTGGCCGAGGGGGGCCAGCAGCACGATGGCGAGCGCCGCGCCGAGCGCCGCACCGCCGGAGACACCTATGATGCCGGGGTCAGCCAGGGGGTTGCGAAACAGCCCCTGCATCACGGCGCCACAGAGCCCGAGGATCCCCCCCACTGCGATGCAGAGCAGGGTACGAGGCAGGCGAATTTCCTGCACGATCAGCAGCTTGTGTGACTCAATCCCGCTCTCCTGCCCGGCAAACAGCGCCCGCAGACTCTCGCCCAGGGTGAGGGTCATGGGGCCGGTTGCCAGCGAACCGAGCAGCAACAGCGCCAGTGCGGCCGTGGTGAAGGCCAGCAGCCAGGAGAGGGGTAACCGCATCATGACCCCTGCTTGATCCACTGGGCGATCTGGTTCGCCTGTTGCAGGGAGTTGAGGCTCAGGCCCCCTTGCAGGGCGTGGCCATCGATGGCGTGAATGGCGTTACGCTTGCCAGCCGGGGTGGCGGCCAGGGCGGGCACTTCCGCCAGCACCTTGGCCGGATCGGCATACTGCTGCCAGTCACGACCGCTGACCAGCACCAGATCGGGCTGCATCTCGATGAGGGATTCGGCGGATACCGGCTTGTAGTTGCGCAACTCGGCGACCGGATTGATGCCGCCTGCCAGCGAGACCAGCGCGCTGGCGGTGGTGTCCCCCCCGGCGATGCTGGTGGGTTGCCCCTTGTGCAGCAGCAGGAAGGCGACCTTGAGCGGTTTGTTCTGTTTGGCTTGCGCCGCCAGCTGAGCGGTCTGGGCCTGGATCTCTGCCTTCAGGCGATCGCCAGCGGCTTTGTCGCCCAGCAGGCTGGCGAGGGTGTCGATACGCTGGTTGAGGTTGGCGAGAGTCGGCGCGGTATCCAGCACCTCCACCTTGACCCCGGCACGGCGCAGCTGATCCAGGGTCGGGGCCGGGCCCATCTCGTCGCTGCCCACCAGTCGGGTGGGGGATAGGCTCAGGATCCCTTCGGCGGCCAGTGCTCGGTGATAACCCACCTTGGGCAACCCTTTTGGCAAGGGGCTGCTGACATCGGTGGCGATCAGGCTCGATTCACCGCCAAGGGCCAGAATGAGTTCTGTGGTGGCCGGGCCGATACTGACGATACGCTCTTTCTGTCCGTCTGCGGCAACGGCAGAGAAGGGGGAGAGTGAACTGCAGAGCAGGGTGATGGCGAGGGCAAGACGACGGCCCATGCTAACCTCCGAAGGGGTGAATGAAACGGGTGTGCCGTCGAGAATATCAAGGCTTTGGAAAAAATGCACTGATAATGATAGCAATTATCAATTGCATTGATTCCGGTGCTTTATTAGAGTAGCCGCCATGATAAACAGCGGGACAAGATGGTCCCGCAGAGGGAGAAAACATGAGCATTGCACAACGCATTCACGCGCTGCTGGAGCAGGATCCCGGCGCTCATCCGTCCACCCTTGCGGCCCAGCTTGCCATCAGCGAATGGGAGGTGGTTCGCCATCTGCCCGCCGAGCTGGTGACCCTGCTACCCGCCGATCGCGCCCAAGGTCTGCTGGAAGATCTGGCCGACTGGGGCCCGGTGACCACCATCGTCGAATCAGAAGGATCCATCTTCGAGGTAAAAGCCCCCTTCCCGAAAGGCAAGGACGCACGCGGCTACTACAACCTGATGGGCCGCGACGGTGAGCTGCATGGTCACCTCAAGCTCGACAACGTGGCGGGGATTGCGCTGGTCAGCAAGCTGTTCATGGGCAAGGAGGGGCACTCCTTCCAGTTCTTCGGTCACTCCGGCCGCTGCATTTTCAAGGTCTATCTGGGTCGCGACGAGAAACGCCAGCTGCTGGCCGATCAGGTCACCCGTTTTATGGCGCTGCGCCACAACTCTCAAGAGGAAGTCAAAGCATGAGTGAACGTCAGGAGCGTCTGCAGAACCGCCTGCAACCGGAGATCCGCGAGTTTCGCGACAGCTGCCGTACCCTGCAGCTCGCCACCGTCGATGGCGAAGGCAATCCCAACGCCAGCTATGCCCCGTTCGTGCTGCAGGAAGATGGCTACTATGTGCTGATCTCCGAGATCGCTCGCCACGCCCGCAACCTGCAACAGGTGCCGCGGGTATCCCTGATGCTGATCGAGGATGAGAGCGGTGCCCGCGAGCTGTTTGCCCGCAAGCGCCTGACCTTCGATGCGGTGGCTGAAGTGGTAGCCCGTGACGACGCTCGCTGGAGCAAGGCGGTCGCGGCGCTGGAGGGGCGTTTTGGCGAGATCATCAAGGGTCTCTCCAACCTCAAGGATTTCAAACTGTTCCGCCTCAAGCCGGAGCAGGGGCTGTTCGTCAAGGGCTTCGGCCAGGCGTTCGCGGTCTCCGGTGACGAGCTGGTGGATTTTGTCCATCTGGTGGAGGGGCACAAGCGCATCGACAACGGTGCCGAGCTCACCAGCCCGGCCGATGCGCCGGTCTGAGGATCCCTGTCGACCACGACAGCCGTCATAACAAAACGGGCAGCCACTGGGCTGCCCGTTTTTATTGCGTTATCTCATCCGGCCTGTTCAATCCTGCCAGCTGGCCTTGTTGGGAAAAGCGCGACGATCGGCGTCGGTAGCCGTTTCGTTGCACTCTCCCCGCACCTTCCAGGAGGTCTGGCTCAGCACTATGTAGCCCTGGCGGCAATACTGCTTGGTCGCCAGGGTCTCGGTCAGCAGGTTCTCCTGTAACGCCTCCCGCTGCTCCAGCAGCCGCTGGCTCTGGGCTGCCGAGAGGCCGCGCGGCAAGGTGTCGTTGGGCGCGGCTTCAAAGGTGAACCGCTTGCTCCCCTCCTCGTTGATGTGGGTCAGAAACAGGGGGGCCGGCCCGTCATACTTCTGGCCGGGCAAGCTGGAGCAGGCCGACAGCAGGGGAACAATCAACAACAGGGTGGCAGACAACAGGCGCACGACAGACTCCAGTGAGAAACGAGGCGAGGCTCGCAGATTAGCACGGCTGCAGGGCGGGTGTTACTGCCAGCAGCTCGTCGGTGGTGAGCAGGGTCACACTGCGCCCCTCCGGCAGGCTGAGGTGGCGCCACATCCAGTGATGGTGCTCGGTGATCTGGGCCGCGCTCAGGTGGGGGCGATCGGCGGTGGTGTGACCATCGCTCAATACCAGCACCTCGTACCCATGGGAGGCGGCACTGCGCACCGTGGTATCGACGCAAAAATCGGTGGCACAGCCACAGAGAATGAGTCGATCGACCGGCTGCTCGGCCAGCAGGAAGGCAAGCTCGGTATCGAGAAAGCTGTCACATGCTGTCTTGCGCACCCGGCTATCTCCCTTGGCCGGTTGCAGCGCACTGTGCAACTGCCAACCCGGGGTGCCCGGTTCCAGTTCGGTACCGGGGGGCGAGTCATGCTGGATATAGATGACCCTTCCCTGTTGCTGCCTGACATGGGCCGCAGCCCGATTGATATTGGCCAGCACCTGCTCCTGGCGGTAACGGGGCTCGTTGAACAAGCCTTGCTGCACATCGATGATCAGTAACACATCCATATTTTACCCGCCGTTTCCTGGAAGATTAGGGTTGCAGCCACTGGCTGCAGTCACGACTGCGGGATTGATGCAGCGCGCCCATATCTTGCTTCATCTCGTCACTGTTTTGCCAGCGCTTAGGCAGCGGCATGATGGTTACCTGCACATCGGCTGCGGGATCTGCAACAGAGGTCTCATCTGTACGGGGCACGACCAGCGCCACCTTGAGGGCAGGATTGCGGCTGGCGATGCGACTGGCGAGTCCAAGCCCCCCCTCGACGTGGAAATTGCCGGCGATATGCATGATCTGCTGGCCCGGGTGCTTGGCGAGATAATCCACCATGCTCTCGGCCATGGTGTCATCCCAGCTGGTCTGGGCGGCGAAGCGGCGAGCGTTGCTGTCGGCATCGCCGTGGTGCATGGAGGCCATAAATTTCTGGCGATAGGGATCATCCCCCAGCGTCAGTTGGCGGGCCAGCTGGCTGCGGCGCGACGCGGGCAGTTTGTCGAGCCACTCAGCCCCCTCCTGACCGACACAGCTCACCAGCGGTTTGGGGGCGTTGGCGGCGATCACCTGCATCTGGTGCGCTTTGGCAAACTCCACCAATGGGCGATAGTCGCTCGGATAGTTGGGCCAGGCGTTGCCTTCGCGGATCAAGGCCGCTTCACCAATCTGGTTCGCCAGATAGGCATCCAGCGTCTTCTGATCGGCGCGGCTGAACTGCTCCATGGAGAGGACCAATGGCCGACCGTGCTGCTGACCTGCGGTGTAGAGCCCGCTCAGCAGGCGCGATTGCAACAGATGCACGGCGGGATGGCTGTGCAGCTCGCCCACCAGAATGATGTCGGCGTCGGCAATTCGCGCGATTGCCTGCTCCAGCGTCAGGTCTGCATCTCCCT
Proteins encoded in this region:
- a CDS encoding Tim44 domain-containing protein, with protein sequence MKKMLTLFAVILAIGLGAPHAEAKKFGGGKSFGKSYKTAPAQPAAKPVDNKNPTLNAQTPPKKSGMMGGLLGGLLAGGLFAYLLGSGAFEGLQGMDFLLIALLALGAVFLIRTLRKGKVATPQPQQAAYAGYQPPQSTAPQQFEQSNSAPQATGFADSDVPFRLPPGFDMNSFLAGARDHYRTLQEAWNKNDLEKVREYVSPELFEQLKAERAELTGDQHTEVMYVDTQLVRADYGSDWAQVSVRFSGRYMDRQEQVEEDIKEVWHLERDLAKNNAPWHIVGIEQL
- the dnaB gene encoding replicative DNA helicase, encoding MAEQVTAKKDAKTQQLKVPPHSFEAEQSVLGGLMLDNDAWDRVAERVIDQDFYSRPHRLIFQAMTRLSNAGNPIDLITLQEELERSEQLEEAGGFAYLVEIAKNTPSAANINAYAEIVRERAVVREMISVANEIVEAGYEPQGRTSGDLLDLAESKVFKIAEQRTSANEGPQPLKLILEQTVDKIEELFKTPHNGVTGVSSGYNDLDKMTAGLQRSDLIIVAARPSMGKTTFAMNLCEHAALTADKPVLIFSLEMPSEQIIMRMLASVGRIDQTKVRTGQLDDEDWARLSSTMGLLLEKGKMYIDDASGLTPTDVRSRARRVAREHGGLSMIMVDYLQLMRVPALSDNRTLEIGEISRSLKALAKELQCPVVALSQLNRSLEQRADKRPVNSDLRESGSIEQDADLIMFIYRDEVYHDDSPDKGIAEIIIGKQRNGPIGRVRLTFQGQFSRFDNYAGPAFDDDY
- the alr gene encoding alanine racemase, whose protein sequence is MKAATAQINTAALRHNLAVVKRHAPACKIIAVVKANAYGHGLLPVARTLVDADAYAVARIEEALMLRSCAVVKPIVLLEGFFSADDLPVLAANNLQTAVHTWEQLEALEQVELPAPVVAWLKLDTGMHRLGVRADEMPAFIERLGKCKNVVQPFNIMTHFSRSDELEQPTTREQIDLFSRLTAPLAGERAMANSAGILAWPDSHCDWVRPGVILYGVSPFPNTVAADYDLQPVMTLKTQLIAVRDHKAGEPVGYGANWVSDRDTRLGVIAIGYGDGYPRMAPNGTSVLVNGRIVPLVGRVSMDMSTVDLGPGATDKAGDEAVLWGEGLPVERVADEIGTIPYELITKLTSRVFMEYV
- a CDS encoding secondary thiamine-phosphate synthase enzyme YjbQ — its product is MWQQCLLTLKPRSRGFHLVTDELVAKLPMLADYRIGMAHLLLQHTSASLTLNENCDPSVRSDMEAHLHRLAPEDAPYYRHTYEGPDDMPAHIKSSLLGVSLQLPIRDGQLALGTWQGIWLGEHRIDGGARKVLVTLQGE
- the pepE gene encoding dipeptidase PepE, which gives rise to MELLLLSNGKANEFPGLLGWARDRVQSLLARKQVKRILLIPYAVIRSDWDARANELQESLGVDAISIHHFDDPVDAINQADAIFISGGNTWRLNQMLHENSLIVPIQRAVRERGVPYVGWSAGCNVATPSIRTTNDMPVCSAAVLPALGLFPLQINPHYLDASISGHMGETRDERLAEFCAINPSEYVVALREASLLQITGENGSERLEYWSAREQDFKIFKQGQEPQAFMDAAPLAELTPFKVG
- a CDS encoding endonuclease/exonuclease/phosphatase family protein, whose product is MKNINKTLLAAAISLGMLAGCNSDNDSKAADPMVRFATFNLSFDRTAAGMLTGELALTRTEQDALLARLAEGSLSGATETKAKNVQQIRNVAEIIQRTRPDVFLLNEFDNDGKGESTADLKAFNDNYLAHAQHAEVTAISYPVMQNFATNTGLMSGYDLNLDGKVNSGPDDAWGFGNYHGQYAFAVMSKYPIDTKQIRTFQNFKWKDMPGEQNPIIDDCNNPKVKIPASRQCGDAWYSDAAWQQYPLSSKNHADVPVRIKTEKGEEVIHFLISHPTPPIFANAARHTVKHNRAEIAFWNDYVKGLNYMTDDKGTKGGLAKNAKFVIAGDLNADPLTGDGDLTAIQDLLNNPLMNQAITNGTLIPVSEGGPECVSKGTDCKRNLTRPNPERITNSSVLQLDHVIPSANLNAVKSGVFWPASFEAGYHLVYDAKLGIAKGVSSDHRMVWVDLKLD
- a CDS encoding heme ABC transporter ATP-binding protein, giving the protein MQPLSSSLSSPLLSCTRLSLRRGQRQILDGLNLDLESGTLTALLGPNGAGKSSLLKCLTGELEYEGTITLFGADRRQWDSNQLAHRLGVLPQSSSLNFPFLCEEVVAMGRLPHSEPAARRDDIVAAAMTHAGVEHLAKRLYPGLSGGERQRVQFARVLAQIWQAPSPTEQAEQPRLLLLDEPTSALDLKYQHQLLTMARALASRNTAVLVVLHDLNLAARYADRLVMLERGKLMADGTPAEVLTPELIARLYDYPAQVIHHPESGLPMVV
- a CDS encoding iron ABC transporter permease, encoding MMRLPLSWLLAFTTAALALLLLGSLATGPMTLTLGESLRALFAGQESGIESHKLLIVQEIRLPRTLLCIAVGGILGLCGAVMQGLFRNPLADPGIIGVSGGAALGAALAIVLLAPLGQQLQTTIGVGLLPLLAFLGGALTTTLVYLLGTREGGTSVTVMLLAGVAITALSGAVIGLLTYLADDQMLRNLSLWQMGTLAAGKPADVALAMLTLAALLWLFMRDANPLNALLLGEGEARHLGVNVQSLKRRLILLTAAGVGVAVAVAGMIGFVGLVVPHLVRLLAGPNHVRLLPLSALLGAALLLAADMLARTLLAPAELPVGIITALLGAPFFIWLLVKGRRAL
- a CDS encoding hemin ABC transporter substrate-binding protein, with amino-acid sequence MGRRLALAITLLCSSLSPFSAVAADGQKERIVSIGPATTELILALGGESSLIATDVSSPLPKGLPKVGYHRALAAEGILSLSPTRLVGSDEMGPAPTLDQLRRAGVKVEVLDTAPTLANLNQRIDTLASLLGDKAAGDRLKAEIQAQTAQLAAQAKQNKPLKVAFLLLHKGQPTSIAGGDTTASALVSLAGGINPVAELRNYKPVSAESLIEMQPDLVLVSGRDWQQYADPAKVLAEVPALAATPAGKRNAIHAIDGHALQGGLSLNSLQQANQIAQWIKQGS